ATGTCTCCCTTGGGGGAGAGGATTTCCATGTTGCAGCCGCCAAGCAGCATGACCGCGCCGACGCCGAAAATGCGCGTAAGGGTCGCAAGGAGGGGGTGTTTCACGTACAGCCTTGGAAGGATGGTGGGAAATGCTGCGGAGCAGCAGACTGGAATGCTGCTAGGCAGCAACGTCCATCCTATCGGGTTGATTTGGGTCAAGGCTGCGACGAATGGTCGCATTGCCCGGCTGGCTTTTGCCCCCAGGGCGCCCCGTTAAGGGTTTTCCCAGGCGGGAGCGGGCTTTGCTGGGAGGGTGGGGGTGCGACGATATGTCGCACCTGCACAAGACGAGATTGTTGCGATGTGTGGCATCCGCGCCAATCAGTCGACCAGCACCTCGCGTTCCGGCCCCGGTTTCTTGGCCAACTTGCGCTGCAGGGAGCGCCGGTGCATGCCCAGCAGGCGGGCGGCGGCCGAGACGTTGCCGCCGGTCTCGTGCAGGGCCTGGTGGATGTGCTCCCATTCTAGGCGGTGCAACGGCGTCATGGTGCTTTCGATCGTAACGCTTTCCGGCTTCACCAGGCCCAGGGTGCGCAGGATCATCGGCGCGGTGGCCGGCTTGGGCAGGTAGTCGTCGGCGCCGCGCTTGATGGCCTCGACCGCGGTGGCCACGCTGGCGTAGCCGGTGACCAGCAGGATGCGCATGTCGGCGCGCAGGGCGCGAAGGGGACGGATCAGGGTCAGGCCGGAGTCCTCGCCCAGGCGCAGGTCGACCAGCGCGAAGGCCGGGCGGATCTCTTCGGCCACGCGCAGCGCTTCGGCGATGCCGGTGGCGGTTCGGGTCTCGAGGCCGCGGCGCGACAGGCTGCGCTGCAGGGTGCGCACGTAGAGCTCGTCGTCGTCGATCAGCAGGCCAAGATCGGTGGGATTCAACATATCAGGTCCCGGGAGTGCCGAGAGGCAAATAGAAACGGATGCGGGTGCCGCCACCATCGGCGGCGGTCATGGTCATTTCACCGCCCATCTGCTCGACGGTGGCGTGCGACAGGGCCAGGCCGACGCCCAGGCCGCCCGGCTTGCCGCTGTTGAACAGGCTGGTGGCCGGCAGCAGCGTGTGGTCGGGGTCGAAACCGCCGCCGTAGTCGCGCACTTCGCCGCGCAGGGCGCCATAGCCGTATTCCAGGTGCAGGTCCACGCGCGGCTCGCTGGCGGCTTCGCCGGCGTCGGCCGCGTTGTTCAGCAGGGCCTGCAGCAGGTGGGCGATGGCCGGATCGACCCGCAGGCTGGCCGGCAGGGTGCCCGAGCGCTGCAGGTCGATTGTCGGCCGGATCAGGCGCCATTGCCCCACCACGCGAACCAGGTCCACGGCGGTTGGGACCGCCAGATTGCGGATGCGTTCCCGGCACAGGGCCAGCAACTGGCTGAGGGTGGCGACGTCCTGCTTGAGGTCGGGCTCCTTGACCTCGGCGGCGATCTCGTCGGCCAGCAGGGTCATGGTGGCCAGCGGGGTGTTCAGTTCGTGCGCCATCGCCGCCGCGTGGGTGGCCAGGGCGACGATGCCCTCGTTGCGGGTGAAGCGCTCGCGCAGCCGCGCCAGTTCGCGTTCGCGCGCCCGCAGGTCGGCGGCCAGGCGGGTGGTGAACACCAGCACGACCACCACGGAAATCAGGAAATTGGCGCCCAGGCCCCACAGCAGCAGGGTGTGGGTGTTGACGTCGCCGCGCAGCGGCTGACCGAAGATGGCGGCGGCGAAATAGCCGGAGATCCCCGCCAGCGCCGCGGCCAGCGCCCAGTTGCGCGGCAGCGCCAGCGCCGCCAGGGCGGTGAGGATCAGGAACATCATGCCGAACGGATTGCTCAGGCCGCCGCTCCAGCCCACCATCCAGGCCAGCACGGCCATGTCCACCAGCAGGTGCCCGAAGGCAGTGGCGTGGGACAGGTCGCGGCTGTGGCGCAGCCGCAGGCTGGCGTAGACGTTGAAGCCGATCAGCACGCCCACGCCGATCCACAGCGGCTCCAGCGGCAGGGCCAGGCCCAGCACGCTGCTGGCCACCAGGATGGTGGCGGCCTGGCCCGCGATGGCGAGCCAGCGCAGGCTGCAGAGGGTACGCAGGAAGGAAAAGGCGGAACTACCGGGCATATCCAGACACAGAGTTGCCGGTCTATCGCCGGCGGATCAGGCGTCCGGCTGCGCGGAACGCTGGCATCCGGCGCGGCGTGGGGCGCCGCGCTGCCGCCGGGCCCCGCGAGGCCGCCGGCGGCGGATGTGTGCTGGCATTGTATGAGGAATCAGGACGGGCCGCAGATTGCGGTGTGTCCCTGTTATTGCATGTCGGACATGCCGCTATGGGCCATCGCGGCGGGCGGATAGCTTTCCTGGTCGGACGCCATCTGTCCTTGCGTCTCGGCGGTCTGCAGCTCCTGCTCGACCTGGGCGCGGCTTTCCCCAAGGCCGTTCGAGGCGACGGCGGGCGGGTAGTCTTCCTGGCCGAAGGTGTACTGGCCGTCGGTCTTGGCCCGGGCGAGTTCGGCGCTCACCTGGTCGGCGGTCTTGGCGGCGGGGGCGGGGTAGCTGACGCGCCAGTCGCCGTAGAGGTCGCGCTTGTATTGCGCGGTGGGGGCGGCGGCCTGGGCCGGTTGGGCTTGCACGGCTGCGGTGGCGGTGAGGCCGGCGCAGAGCAACAGAGTGACAGTCAAGGTCTTCATGAAACGCTCCTGGCAATCAAAGCAAACGGCCTGGGGGCAGGCCGCGCCGTCGTCTCCGCTGCGGCATGGGGACGATTTCCTGGGGTGCGGGGAATGCGGCGGATGCGTTGGGAAAGGGCGCACCCGGTGTTCTTGATTCGACCGGGCGCGCGTCCTGGCGTTGCAGAAAACGCGGGTTGTTGTCCAAACAACTATTTCAAGCTTGAAATACAGGTGTCAATGCGCTTGCGATGACACGGTCCCCGTTAATCAATGCCCGTGCTTGGGGGCCGGGGCCGGGGCCGCGCCGCCCGCCAGCGGACGCGCGGTGGCCGTCACCGGCACGCGGCGCTGCTGGCCGTTGGCGTCTTCCACCAGCAGCGTCAGCGCCACCGGGTCGCCCACCGACACCTGTTTGGCCAGGTCGATCAGCATGACGTGGTAGCCGCCCGGCTTCAGTTCCACCGGCTGGCCGGCGGGCAGGTCGAGGGCGGGGATCTGGCGCATTTTCATGACGTTGTCCTGCATCGCCATTTCGTGCACCTCGACGTGCTTGGCGGCGTCGGACTCGACGCCGACCAGGCGCGCCGGAGCGGACGAGGTCAGGCGCATGAAGACGCCGGTGGCGTGCTGGCTGGGCACCGTGGCGCGGACCCAGGCGTCTTCCACCTTGAGGGTGGCGTCCTGCGCCAGGGCGGGGGCCTGGACCAGGGTCAGGGCGCCCAGGGCGAAGGCGGCGGCGAGGGATTTGAAGGCGGTCATTTTCATGGAATTTCCTTTGAT
The window above is part of the Achromobacter deleyi genome. Proteins encoded here:
- a CDS encoding response regulator transcription factor, encoding MLNPTDLGLLIDDDELYVRTLQRSLSRRGLETRTATGIAEALRVAEEIRPAFALVDLRLGEDSGLTLIRPLRALRADMRILLVTGYASVATAVEAIKRGADDYLPKPATAPMILRTLGLVKPESVTIESTMTPLHRLEWEHIHQALHETGGNVSAAARLLGMHRRSLQRKLAKKPGPEREVLVD
- a CDS encoding ATP-binding protein, with translation MPGSSAFSFLRTLCSLRWLAIAGQAATILVASSVLGLALPLEPLWIGVGVLIGFNVYASLRLRHSRDLSHATAFGHLLVDMAVLAWMVGWSGGLSNPFGMMFLILTALAALALPRNWALAAALAGISGYFAAAIFGQPLRGDVNTHTLLLWGLGANFLISVVVVLVFTTRLAADLRARERELARLRERFTRNEGIVALATHAAAMAHELNTPLATMTLLADEIAAEVKEPDLKQDVATLSQLLALCRERIRNLAVPTAVDLVRVVGQWRLIRPTIDLQRSGTLPASLRVDPAIAHLLQALLNNAADAGEAASEPRVDLHLEYGYGALRGEVRDYGGGFDPDHTLLPATSLFNSGKPGGLGVGLALSHATVEQMGGEMTMTAADGGGTRIRFYLPLGTPGT
- a CDS encoding DUF4148 domain-containing protein, whose product is MKTLTVTLLLCAGLTATAAVQAQPAQAAAPTAQYKRDLYGDWRVSYPAPAAKTADQVSAELARAKTDGQYTFGQEDYPPAVASNGLGESRAQVEQELQTAETQGQMASDQESYPPAAMAHSGMSDMQ
- a CDS encoding copper chaperone PCu(A)C; the protein is MKMTAFKSLAAAFALGALTLVQAPALAQDATLKVEDAWVRATVPSQHATGVFMRLTSSAPARLVGVESDAAKHVEVHEMAMQDNVMKMRQIPALDLPAGQPVELKPGGYHVMLIDLAKQVSVGDPVALTLLVEDANGQQRRVPVTATARPLAGGAAPAPAPKHGH